Genomic window (Bradyrhizobium sp. 186):
ATGCCGGTTACGATGCACCCGACGCCTTCGCCCGCGCCTTTCGGCAACGGTTCGGGCAATCGCCTTCGTCATTCCGGAAATCTCCCGACTGGGAGCCGTGGCTTGCGGCCTTCGGGCCTCTCGACAACGCGAGGAGCAAGCTCATGAAGACGTTTACCACTGACGACGTGACGATACGCGATGTGCCACCCACGAAGGTCGCGATCATGGAGCATCGGGGGAGCCCTGCGACGCTCGGCGCCACCATTCAGCGATTCATCGCCTGGCGCAGGGCCGCTGGCCTGCACCCCAGGACAAGTCCGACCTTCAATGTCTGGCGTTCCGAGCGGCGCCCTGCATCGCCTGCCGATTACAGCACGGACCTCTGCGTTGGGACCGACCAGCCGATCGAGGCAAACGGCGACGAGATCAAGGCCGGCGAGATCCCTGGCGGACGCTGTGCGGTGCTGCGCGTCGTCGGCAATACCGACAATCTGGAGCCCGCCGCGCTCTACTTTTATCGCGACTGGCTTCCGGCCAGCGGCGAGGAAGCCCGCGACTTCCCGATCTATTGCCAGCGGCTGAGCTTGTTCCCGGAGGTGCCGGAGCATGAGGCGGTCGCGGACGTTTTCTTGCCGCTGAAATGATGTGGGGCGGATGAGCCGCAAGGCGTAATCCGCCACCTCTCTCGCCGTGCCGCGCTGATAGATGGCGGATTAGCGTCCCTAGTCCGCCCTATAGGGTCTGCGCTCAAACCGCGCGTGTCAGTGAAAGTCGTTTACAACTTCAGGGTGATATGTCAGAATAAAGCACGTCTCCGGCAGGTCTTCATTGCGACTTGCTGCACTCAATTAGAGTCCTCATGGAGGGCTGTCGCCTGACCAGATTGTTTTCAGTTGTTCTCGTCCAGCTTGCCGTCGCTGTTCTCGGGTTGGTATCAGTCCACGCGCAGAGTCCGGTTATCGTCGCGGAGCCCGCCAGGGGCGGCGCGGTCGATGGCGTCAGTGAGAACTCCGACGCGTTCATCTGGCGCCTGCTCACGCAATTCGCCGCGCCCGTCTCAAGCACGCAAGCCTCGCCCGTCGTCTTTGAAACCTGGGCGTCGGATGCCGACACCTTCTCGAAGACGCCGCATTGGCCTGAAGCGGGCACCCCGATGCGGCTGCACGCGAGCGCGCTTGCCACCTTCAAGGCGGTGACTCCGGATGCTGCGAACGCTCATCTCCCAATTGACGTTCCCTGCGCCACGCCCGGCAATGCGCCGGTCGGCGGCTTCCCGACCAGTGGCAACCCAAAACCCTGCATCGGCGAGCAGACCAAGCGAAACCGGCCGATGTTCGATTACATCGTCACCAACGGTCTGAACACGCAGGCGGGGCTCGCCGACGCATTCGCCAAATCGTTCAAGGTGGAAATGCCGCCGGAGTCGATCGCGGTGAAGGGCGACTGGGTTCCGGTGCCGACATTGCTGCAATGGATCCCGAGCATCGGCGGCGCCGGCAACGTCGCGAGACTCTATCACACGGCGACGGTCGATTCCGTCGAGTACGCGCTGGTGTCGCTACATGTCAGCAGCCGGCAGAATCCGAACTGGGTCTGGGGCACGTTCGAGCACCACCTCAATCCCGGCCGCTGCGACTTCATGGGATGTTTCGACAGTTTCGGCGCTGAGATTCCCGCCGTCCTGCCCAACAAGACCGCGTTCAACTCGCAGTATGGTACGTGTCTCAAGACGCCGGCCCTGAAGGCGTTGATGGCGGGCGCGCATCTGTCGCCGGTCTGGGAGAACTACTGCCTGAAATCGACCCAGGTCGACTACACGACGGCCGACGGAACGCCTTATGTGCTGGGCAATTCGGTGATCGAGGGCATCGTGGGCAACGGGACGATCGCCGCATCGTCCTGCATCACCTGCCACGCCTATGCCTCGTTCGGGCCTGCGGGAAAACCCACCGTCACCCCCATGCTTCCGTTCAATCCGACGGGAAAGCCGATCTCGGCCGTCCTGGCGGGATCGCAGACATTCGCGTTCATGTGGGGCGTGCTACTCGCACCGTGAGCGGTCACCCCCGCGACATCTTCTCGAACTTCTTCACCAGCCGCTCGCGCTTCAGCCGCGACAGCCGGTTGATCCAGAACATTCCGTCGAGCTGATCGATCTCGTGCTGGTGGCAGACGGCGCGTAAACCATCCGACTCCTCCGTCTGCATGTTGCCGTCGATATCCTGATAGCTGATCCGCACGCGCGCGTGGCGCTGGACCTCGTCGTTGACGCCGGGCATCGAGACGCTGCCTTCGCGGTGCATGATCATCTCGGGTGAGGCCCATTCGATCTGCGGATTGACGTAGGTGCGAGCGCCGTCCCTGGCGTCGAGCTCGAGCACCACGACCCGCAAGGGCACGCCGATATGCGGCGCGGTGATGCCGATCCCGGGCGCCGCGCGCATGGTCTCGAGCAGATCCGTCGCCAGCCCTCGCAGCGTGTCGTCGAATTTGGCGACGGGGCGCGCCGGCATCGCGAGCCGGCGGTCGGGATAGCGGACGATGGGGCGAATGGTCATGCAGGCTCCTACCACTCACGGGCTGTTGAAGCATCTCGTTGTTGACGGCCTACCAACTGGAAGGTAGTTGTTGGCTTATGAGCAACGTTTCCTCGACCGCCGACGACATTCTGGCCTGCGCGCGCACGCTGATCATTGCTGGCGGCTACAACGGCTTCAGTTACGCCGACGTGGCCGAGATCATCGGAATACGCAAACCGAGTATCCACCACCATTTCGCCAGCAAGGTCGACCTGGTCCGCACCCTCGTGTCGCGGTACCGCGAAGAAGCCCAGGCGGGACTGGCGGCGCTCGAGCGCAATATCTCGGACCCAGGCGAACAACTCAGAAACTATGTCGCGTATTGGGAGTCGTGCATCAAGGACGCGACGGCTCCCTTCTGCGTTTGCGCCCTTCTTGCCAGCGAGCTTCCGATCTTGCCTGAGGACGTGGCGCTTGAAGTCCGGGCCCACTTCCGCTCCCTGGCCTCCTGGCTGACCTCGGTGATGGAGCGCGGGAAGCGGCAGGGGAGGCTGCAACTCTCCAGCACCGCTCGGGTCGAGGCGGAAGGCTTCATGGCGACCGTTCATGGCGCAATGCTGTCGGCGCGCGCCTACGGCGATCCAAAAATGTTCGGTGTGATCACCCGGCCGCTACTGGATCGGCTTTCTCCCAGGCACTGAGACACATCGGCAAGCAATCTGCGTGTCGAGGCGAGTTTGCTTCGCGCGATAGACTACCAACTAGTAGGTAAAGGAGTGACTATGAAGGATCGTCAGTTGGACATGGCGCGCGCTGAACAGGAACAATGGCTGACGCTTTACTACTTCCTTCGCGCGGCGGTTTCGGTCGTCTGGGTCGTCGCTGCGTTCGCCGTCGGCCAGTCTTCTGCGGTGATCGCCGGATTTTTGCTCGTCGTCTATCCGGCATGGGACGCCGCGGCCAACCTGCTGGACGCATTGCGCAGCGGCGGGTTGAATCAAAATCGCACGCAGGCTCTGAACGTCCTGGTAAGTCTGGCGACCACGGTTGCGGTCGTTGTTGGCTTGCAGATGAGCATGAACCGGGTGCTCGGCGTTTTCGGTGCATGGGCGATCCTGTCCGGATTGCTCCAGCTCGGAACTGCGGTCCGGCGCCCGAGAAGTTTTGGTGCGCAGTGGGCCATGGTGCTCAGTGGTGGCCAGTCAGCCCTGGCAGGCGGCTTCTTCATCGTTCAAGCCGCGATGCCTGCGCCTCCGTCGATCACGAATGTTGCAGGCTATGCCGCGGTCGGCGCGCTCTACTTCCTGGTCTCGGCGCTCTGGCTCACGGTAAGCGAATGGAGGCGTCGTGCTGAGCGGGCTTAGCGGCGTGCGCCTGGAGAGTGATGCGATTGCGTTGGCGGGATGATGACATGGTGCCGGTGTTTTGCCCGACGAGTCAAATCGCGGCTTGGTAATGTCACAGGCATCGTAAGTCATTGATCCAGCTGCCGCCGGCTACTTTGCATGGGGTTGTTTTCGATATTTTTGTTGGAGACTGCTTCCGAAATTGCCCCGCATCGACGCATCGCATAACAATGCCGCCAACAAGAAGCGTCGACAACGGAGGAAGCAACTCATGCGCACGATCCTGATCGCACTGGCGGCGGCCATGACAGCGGCAACGCCGGCCGCGGCCGACTATCTGGTCAAGGAGGTCGGCAGCTTCCACATTGGCGGACACACGGAAACGCTGAACGGACTTCCGTCCAAGGAGATCGTGTTCTCTCCCGGCGCCCCGCCGATCAAGGTCGATCCGAACGGCGAGTTCGAGGTCGAGCAGATGTATGTCCAGTTCGTCAAGCTCGCGCAACCGAAGTCAAAATTGCCGCTGCTGCTCTGGCATGGCGGCGGCCTTTCCGGCGTCACCTGGGAGACCAAGCCCGACGGCAAGCCGGGCTGGCAGCAGTACTTCCTCAATGCGGGCTATGACGTCTACGTCTCGGATGCGGTCGAGCGCGGCCGTGCCTCCTGGGCGCGCTATCCCGAGATCTTCAAGAGCGAGCCGTTCTTCCGCCCCAAGAAGGAAGCCTGGGAGCTGTTCCGGATCGGGCCGAGCTATGAGGTCGGCGCCAAACGCGAGGCGTTCGACGGTGAGCAATTCCCGGTCGAGGCGTTCGACCAGTTCGCCAAGCAGGGTATCCCGCGCTGGGCCACGAATGACACTGCGACGCAAAAAGCCTATGACGCGCTGGTGCAGAAAGTGTGCCCGTGCATCATCCTGGTGCACAGCCAAGGCGGCAATTTCGGCTTCACCGCCGCGCTCAACGCGCCGGACAAGGTGAAGGCGCTGATCACCATCGAGCCGTCCGGTGCGCCGGATCCCGCCAAGGCTGATGCCGCCCGCCTCAAGGGCGTGCCGCATTTGATCGTATGGGGCGATTTCCTCGACCGGGTCCCGGTCTGGTCGAAGCTCGTGGTCAATCCGACCAAATGGAGTCAGGCGATCGCGGCTGCCGGCGGCAAGGTCGATACGTTCGAGCTGCCCAGGATGGGGATCAAGGGCAACACCCACATGATGATGATGGACCGCAACTCGGACGACATCGCCAGGCTGGTCAACGACTGGATTGAAAAGCAGGGATTGGCGAACTAGCCGCGGGAGAACGATGCAAGGCTGCCGACGTCGTGACGGTCCGCCTTGCAGATGAGTCAGAACAGCTCGTCAGAAAATTTGTGGAACACGCTGGTCTCGATGTCGGCCCCCGCGGTTCCCGTTCGTCTTCCACCCAGAGAGACCTGACGGGAGACCAAAAATGACCCCTTCCAACTATCGCTGGGTGATCGTCGCCGCCGGCGGCTTGCTCGGCTGCGTCGCGATCGGCGGCATGTTTTCGCTGCCGGTGTTCCTGCAGCCGATCGCCAAGGACACCGGCTGGTCGGTGACCGGCATCTCCAGCGCGATGACGATCGGCTTTTTGGCGATGGCCTTCACCAGCATGGCCTGGGGTACACTGACCGACCGGTTCGGGCCGCTGCCGGTGGTGCTGACGGGATCGACGGTGTTGGCGCTGAGCCTGTTTGCCGCGAGCCACGCCACCTCGCTGCTGGCGTTCCAGTTCGTGTTCGGCCTGCTGGTCGGCGCCTCCTGCGCCGCGATCTTCGCGCCGATGATGGCGACTGTGACCGGCTGGTTCGACACCCATCGCAGCCTGGCGGTGTCGCTGGTCTCGGCCGGCATGGGCATGGCGCCGATGACGATGTCGCCGCTCGCGGCCTGGCTCGTCTCGAACCATGACTGGCGCACCTCGATGCAGATCGTGGCGCTGGTGGTCGGCGCCATCATGATCCCGCTCTCGCTGCTGGTCCGCCGCCCGCCGGCGCTCGCGCACGCGCCGGCCGCGCGGTCGGGCGGGGGCGCCCCGCACAACGAGATGTCGATGGGCGAGGCGCTGCGCTCGCCGCAATTCCTCATCCTGCTCGCCACCAATTTCTTCTGCTGCGCCACCCATTCCGGCCCGATCATCCACACCGTCAGCTATGCAGTGAGCTGCGGCATTCCGCTGATCGCGGCGGTGACAATCTACAGCGTCGAGGGTTTTGCAGGCATGGGCGGCCGCATCGCCTTCGGCCTGATGGGCGATCGCTTCGGCGCCAAGCGCGTGCTGGTCTCCGGCCTCCTGTTGCAGGCCTTCGGCGCGCTCGCCTACGTCTTCGCGCATCAGCTCGCGACGTTCTATGTTGTCGGCGCCATCTTCGGCTTCATCTATGCCGGCACCATGCCGCTCTATGCCGTGCTCGCGCGTGAAAACTTTCCGCTCAAGATGATGGGCACGGTGATCGGCGGCACGGCGATGGCCGGTAGCCTCGGCATGGCGACGGGTCCGCTCGCCGGCGGCCTGATCTACGACGCGTTCTCGAGCTACGCCTGGCTCTATATCGGCTCCTGGGCGATGGGTCTCGGCGCGTTCCTGATGGCGATGACGTTCCGCCCGTTCGCAAAGCCGCAAGGCGAGGCGGCGCCGGCGACCGCGTAAGCAGGTTCATCGAGGCGTCGCGCTAGAGCTGCGCCTCGATTGCGGCCTTGTCGAGCACGGACCACACTTGCCGGATTTTTCCGTCGCGGAACTCATAGAAGACATTCTCGCAGAAGGAGACCCGCTTGCCGTTCACATCGAGCCCCAGGAATTTTCCAACCGGCCTGCAATCGAATGTCAGTCGGGAGGCGAGGTGGGGCGGATCGCAGATCAGCAGCTCGATGTTGAAATGCAGGTCCGGAATCTCGCGAAAATCCTGCTCCAGCATCGCGCGATAGCCTGCCAGCCCGAGCGGTCGCGCGTTGTGGGCAACGTTGTCATGAACGAACTTGCCGAGCGTCGGCCAGTCCTGCCGGTTCAGGCAGGCGATGTAGTTGCGATAGATATCGGCGAGGTCGGCTTTGGTCATAGCAACGCTCCTGCGGCCACGGCCACCAACGCGGCAGGAGCGGTTTCGACGCCCCGCTCAGAGACGTTTTTCGAAGAACAGGTCAGGGTAGGGGTCGTCGTTGAAACGCGAAATCTCGCTCCAGCCGCTTCGGCGGTAGAGCTGGCCCGCTTCCGCCAGCGCGCTGTTGGTGTCGAGCCGCAAGAGCGCGATGCCGAGATCGCGCGCTGC
Coding sequences:
- a CDS encoding AraC family transcriptional regulator yields the protein MKAALQNYQDRMRRVLDHIDRHLDSDLDLETVSGVAAFSKFHFHRQFTATFGLSVHRDVQLARLKRASHRLAYSDAQSVTDIAMDAGYDAPDAFARAFRQRFGQSPSSFRKSPDWEPWLAAFGPLDNARSKLMKTFTTDDVTIRDVPPTKVAIMEHRGSPATLGATIQRFIAWRRAAGLHPRTSPTFNVWRSERRPASPADYSTDLCVGTDQPIEANGDEIKAGEIPGGRCAVLRVVGNTDNLEPAALYFYRDWLPASGEEARDFPIYCQRLSLFPEVPEHEAVADVFLPLK
- a CDS encoding peptide deformylase: MTIRPIVRYPDRRLAMPARPVAKFDDTLRGLATDLLETMRAAPGIGITAPHIGVPLRVVVLELDARDGARTYVNPQIEWASPEMIMHREGSVSMPGVNDEVQRHARVRISYQDIDGNMQTEESDGLRAVCHQHEIDQLDGMFWINRLSRLKRERLVKKFEKMSRG
- a CDS encoding TetR/AcrR family transcriptional regulator, which gives rise to MSNVSSTADDILACARTLIIAGGYNGFSYADVAEIIGIRKPSIHHHFASKVDLVRTLVSRYREEAQAGLAALERNISDPGEQLRNYVAYWESCIKDATAPFCVCALLASELPILPEDVALEVRAHFRSLASWLTSVMERGKRQGRLQLSSTARVEAEGFMATVHGAMLSARAYGDPKMFGVITRPLLDRLSPRH
- a CDS encoding DUF308 domain-containing protein gives rise to the protein MKDRQLDMARAEQEQWLTLYYFLRAAVSVVWVVAAFAVGQSSAVIAGFLLVVYPAWDAAANLLDALRSGGLNQNRTQALNVLVSLATTVAVVVGLQMSMNRVLGVFGAWAILSGLLQLGTAVRRPRSFGAQWAMVLSGGQSALAGGFFIVQAAMPAPPSITNVAGYAAVGALYFLVSALWLTVSEWRRRAERA
- a CDS encoding esterase, whose translation is MRTILIALAAAMTAATPAAADYLVKEVGSFHIGGHTETLNGLPSKEIVFSPGAPPIKVDPNGEFEVEQMYVQFVKLAQPKSKLPLLLWHGGGLSGVTWETKPDGKPGWQQYFLNAGYDVYVSDAVERGRASWARYPEIFKSEPFFRPKKEAWELFRIGPSYEVGAKREAFDGEQFPVEAFDQFAKQGIPRWATNDTATQKAYDALVQKVCPCIILVHSQGGNFGFTAALNAPDKVKALITIEPSGAPDPAKADAARLKGVPHLIVWGDFLDRVPVWSKLVVNPTKWSQAIAAAGGKVDTFELPRMGIKGNTHMMMMDRNSDDIARLVNDWIEKQGLAN
- a CDS encoding MFS transporter, with amino-acid sequence MTPSNYRWVIVAAGGLLGCVAIGGMFSLPVFLQPIAKDTGWSVTGISSAMTIGFLAMAFTSMAWGTLTDRFGPLPVVLTGSTVLALSLFAASHATSLLAFQFVFGLLVGASCAAIFAPMMATVTGWFDTHRSLAVSLVSAGMGMAPMTMSPLAAWLVSNHDWRTSMQIVALVVGAIMIPLSLLVRRPPALAHAPAARSGGGAPHNEMSMGEALRSPQFLILLATNFFCCATHSGPIIHTVSYAVSCGIPLIAAVTIYSVEGFAGMGGRIAFGLMGDRFGAKRVLVSGLLLQAFGALAYVFAHQLATFYVVGAIFGFIYAGTMPLYAVLARENFPLKMMGTVIGGTAMAGSLGMATGPLAGGLIYDAFSSYAWLYIGSWAMGLGAFLMAMTFRPFAKPQGEAAPATA
- a CDS encoding ester cyclase, which produces MTKADLADIYRNYIACLNRQDWPTLGKFVHDNVAHNARPLGLAGYRAMLEQDFREIPDLHFNIELLICDPPHLASRLTFDCRPVGKFLGLDVNGKRVSFCENVFYEFRDGKIRQVWSVLDKAAIEAQL